The following are encoded in a window of Oncorhynchus gorbuscha isolate QuinsamMale2020 ecotype Even-year unplaced genomic scaffold, OgorEven_v1.0 Un_scaffold_4512, whole genome shotgun sequence genomic DNA:
- the LOC124028610 gene encoding protein FAM168A-like, translating into MYPIRSAYPQQNMQSMQNLQSMQNLQSLYAQAYYTQPVYAAQPQPHVIHHTTVVQPNSMPSALYPAPVQAPRNNGMAAMGMVAGTTMAMSAGTLLTTPQHAQLGAHQHVTMPQYRSQGTPGYSYVPPHW; encoded by the exons ATGTACCCTATCAGAAGTGCCTACCCCCAGCAGAACATGCAGAGTATGCAGAACCTGCAGAGCATGCAGAACTTGCAGAGCTTGTATGCACAG GCGTATTACACCCAGCCTGTTTATGCTGCTCAGCCTCAGCCTCATGTAATCCACCACACCACAGTGGTTCAGCCAAACAGCATGCCCTCAGCCCTCTACCCCGCCCCGGTCCAAGCCCCTAGAAACAACGGAATGGCTGCCATGGGGATGGTTGCCGGGACCACCATGGCTATGAGTGCAG GAACCCTGTTGACCACGCCTCAGCACGCTCAGCTGGGTGCTCACCAACACGTCACCATGCCACAGTACCGGTCCCAGGGCACACCTGGTTACAGCTATGTCCCTCCCCACTGGTAG